In Thermospira aquatica, the following proteins share a genomic window:
- a CDS encoding DUF2764 family protein, whose protein sequence is MQYYYLVSSFHDIVLDAEKIGNTLEEVWELCREEMSHEDFEGLRQLFLFNDIANAAHYGKPDFIYRYPAYYTQEEFEENMKDSDSFLPFLAEYWFAYNNERRLYPEYLPEEELTILLYEHLDDFHDPFVREYYEFEAHLRNIKSGLVARRFHKPMERSMLPVGEFADLMRRSSSPDFGVGGEFNFIEKASQLYESGRLLEMELFFDEVKWKWLEERVSLEMFSAHDVYSYVLRLALATRWLSLSAPDGKQKLEKLVSSIQSKITFSHEFDIHKGRK, encoded by the coding sequence GTGCAGTACTACTACCTTGTTTCCAGCTTCCATGATATTGTACTTGATGCAGAAAAAATCGGCAATACTCTCGAAGAGGTCTGGGAGCTCTGTCGTGAGGAAATGTCACACGAGGATTTTGAAGGGCTGCGTCAACTTTTTCTTTTCAATGATATCGCAAACGCCGCTCATTATGGCAAACCAGACTTCATCTATCGTTACCCCGCTTATTACACCCAGGAAGAATTCGAAGAAAACATGAAAGACAGTGATAGCTTTCTCCCTTTTCTTGCCGAGTATTGGTTTGCTTACAACAATGAGCGTCGTCTCTACCCCGAGTATCTTCCCGAAGAGGAACTCACTATTCTCCTTTACGAACATCTCGATGATTTTCATGATCCCTTTGTACGAGAGTACTATGAATTTGAGGCACATCTTCGCAACATCAAATCAGGGCTTGTTGCCCGTCGTTTCCATAAACCGATGGAACGTTCTATGCTTCCCGTGGGAGAATTTGCCGATCTGATGAGACGAAGCTCCTCCCCGGATTTTGGAGTAGGTGGGGAATTCAACTTTATTGAAAAAGCAAGCCAGCTTTACGAGAGTGGACGTCTTCTTGAGATGGAACTTTTCTTTGACGAAGTAAAATGGAAATGGTTGGAGGAGCGTGTCTCCCTGGAAATGTTTTCTGCCCACGATGTTTATAGCTATGTGCTGCGGCTTGCTCTTGCTACTCGCTGGCTTTCTCTGAGTGCCCCCGACGGCAAACAAAAACTGGAAAAACTTGTATCTTCCATACAGTCCAAGATAACCTTTTCACATGAATTCGACATCCACAAGGGGAGGAAATAA
- a CDS encoding MotA/TolQ/ExbB proton channel family protein gives MVILEYFQQGGPVMYFILVVSIVGLAVFIERVLFFRQVRQNAKIIQEKMREKLKGRRIDEAIAVCENYPGLAANIIRAGLTQYNKSRDEIEKAMDDAAVYELPKLHRNVPVLATVTSVSTLLGLLGTVLGMIISSTVLSTQGMNNPSKLIGGIAQALITTAYGLIVAIPAQVAYNYIVAQVESIISDIEISTTELIQLLKSKAEDTSLPRW, from the coding sequence ATGGTTATCCTGGAGTATTTCCAACAGGGTGGACCAGTAATGTATTTTATCCTTGTGGTTTCGATTGTGGGACTTGCGGTTTTTATTGAGAGAGTGCTTTTTTTCCGTCAGGTTCGACAGAATGCGAAGATTATTCAGGAAAAGATGCGCGAGAAACTCAAGGGGAGACGGATAGATGAGGCTATAGCCGTCTGTGAAAACTATCCGGGACTTGCGGCTAATATTATTCGCGCCGGACTGACGCAATACAACAAGAGTCGTGATGAGATTGAAAAGGCAATGGATGATGCGGCTGTTTATGAGCTTCCCAAACTGCATCGGAATGTGCCTGTGCTCGCGACGGTGACGAGTGTTTCAACCCTTTTGGGACTTTTGGGAACGGTGCTCGGGATGATTATCTCGAGTACGGTGCTTTCTACGCAGGGTATGAATAATCCCTCGAAGCTTATCGGGGGTATTGCTCAGGCGCTTATTACGACAGCGTATGGGTTGATTGTGGCCATCCCTGCTCAGGTGGCGTATAACTATATTGTGGCTCAGGTAGAGAGTATTATTTCAGATATAGAGATATCGACGACGGAACTGATCCAGCTTTTGAAATCAAAAGCGGAAGATACATCGCTTCCTCGCTGGTAA
- a CDS encoding glycerol-3-phosphate acyltransferase — MTVMVYVLYLVGTYLLGAIPFGLVYGFMRGVDIRTVGSKNIGATNVSRVFGFWGGFVPVFVLDFLKGGLPVFFFPVVEQMVFGGSGYFLERDIMLILIGVVAILGHLYPVYLGFKGGKGVATSAGVFSFLAFYELLIALGVFLVTLFGFRLAVYLGDTEERKLGFFKNLQKGVGLSSVLAAVALPLSVWFLEPQRTALKVVTIVIALLVIVKHRKNLAQLFGAKS, encoded by the coding sequence ATGACGGTAATGGTGTATGTGCTTTACCTTGTTGGAACGTATCTGCTCGGTGCGATTCCATTTGGTTTGGTTTATGGGTTTATGCGGGGTGTTGATATTCGCACCGTAGGATCCAAGAATATTGGGGCGACGAATGTGAGTCGGGTTTTTGGTTTTTGGGGTGGTTTTGTGCCTGTATTTGTGTTGGACTTTCTCAAAGGTGGTCTGCCGGTTTTCTTTTTCCCTGTTGTGGAGCAGATGGTATTTGGGGGGAGTGGATATTTTCTCGAAAGGGATATCATGTTGATTTTGATAGGCGTGGTGGCGATTCTTGGGCATCTCTACCCTGTGTACCTTGGCTTCAAGGGAGGTAAAGGTGTGGCCACATCGGCCGGAGTGTTTTCGTTTTTGGCTTTTTATGAACTTTTGATAGCTTTGGGGGTATTTTTGGTGACTCTCTTTGGTTTTCGATTGGCGGTCTATCTGGGTGACACAGAAGAACGAAAGCTAGGTTTTTTCAAAAATCTGCAAAAGGGTGTAGGGCTTTCTTCTGTCCTTGCTGCTGTTGCTCTTCCTCTGAGTGTTTGGTTCTTGGAACCGCAGAGGACAGCTCTTAAAGTGGTGACGATAGTGATAGCTCTTCTGGTTATTGTTAAGCACCGGAAAAATCTCGCGCAGCTTTTTGGGGCAAAGTCGTAG
- the gatA gene encoding Asp-tRNA(Asn)/Glu-tRNA(Gln) amidotransferase subunit GatA, protein MDIREFSLRQLSEALEKKELSSEEITRAYLEAIERDETSSEPIHAYVSVYTEDALAMAQEADKKRARGEGTKLTGIPIAIKDNINVRGYETTCSSRILKGYKASYDATVVEKLIRHHGMVFLGKTNMDEFAMGSSTETSAYGITRNPFDRKRVPGGSSGGSAASVGGKLAPVALGSDTGGSIRQPAAFCGCVGLKPTYGTVSRYGLVAFASSLDQIGPLARTVEDAAWIYEAIAGHDPRDSTSVEHVPVLKLEGNLKGVRIGVPKEFIVEGMSQEVKENLETVLRKLEQEGAIVKEISLPHSEYAVPTYYVVATAEASSNLERYDGVKYGYRAQAGTLSEMYVKTRTEGFGAEVKRRIMLGTYVLSAGYYDAYYLKALKVRTLIRQDFQKAFAQVDVILGPTTPTPPFGIGEKLNDPISMYLSDIYTISANLAGIPAISLPSGWTKTGLPLGIQLMGDALNDGKLLDVAYGVEQKLKV, encoded by the coding sequence ATGGATATACGGGAATTTTCTCTTCGTCAGCTGAGTGAAGCTCTTGAGAAAAAGGAACTTTCCTCGGAGGAGATCACAAGGGCGTATCTTGAGGCTATTGAGAGAGATGAAACCTCGTCTGAACCTATTCATGCCTATGTCTCTGTTTATACTGAGGATGCCCTCGCTATGGCTCAAGAGGCAGATAAGAAACGTGCCCGGGGTGAAGGTACAAAACTTACCGGTATTCCTATAGCTATTAAAGATAATATTAACGTACGCGGATATGAGACAACCTGTTCCTCCAGGATTTTAAAAGGGTATAAAGCAAGTTATGACGCGACGGTTGTAGAAAAACTCATCCGTCACCATGGAATGGTGTTTTTGGGGAAGACCAATATGGATGAGTTTGCTATGGGGTCTTCTACCGAAACCTCGGCGTATGGTATTACTCGAAATCCTTTTGATCGCAAAAGGGTTCCAGGGGGCTCGTCGGGTGGTTCTGCGGCTTCTGTTGGTGGAAAGTTGGCTCCCGTGGCACTTGGGAGTGATACAGGGGGGTCTATACGTCAACCGGCGGCTTTTTGTGGGTGTGTGGGATTGAAGCCTACCTATGGAACAGTTTCACGGTATGGGTTGGTGGCGTTTGCCTCTTCGCTTGATCAGATTGGACCTCTCGCTCGGACGGTAGAGGATGCTGCCTGGATCTATGAGGCTATCGCAGGGCATGATCCCAGAGACTCTACCAGTGTTGAGCATGTGCCTGTGTTGAAGCTCGAGGGAAATCTCAAGGGTGTTCGAATTGGTGTGCCGAAGGAGTTTATTGTCGAGGGGATGTCTCAGGAGGTGAAGGAAAATCTTGAAACAGTTCTCCGGAAACTGGAACAGGAGGGGGCTATTGTGAAGGAAATATCCCTTCCTCATAGTGAGTATGCTGTGCCCACCTACTATGTGGTGGCTACGGCTGAGGCAAGTTCCAATCTCGAACGTTACGATGGGGTGAAGTACGGTTACCGGGCTCAGGCGGGAACACTCTCGGAAATGTATGTGAAAACCCGTACAGAGGGTTTTGGAGCAGAGGTAAAACGACGTATTATGCTGGGGACGTACGTGCTTTCTGCTGGCTACTATGATGCCTACTATCTCAAGGCACTCAAGGTTCGTACCCTTATTCGTCAGGATTTTCAGAAGGCGTTTGCCCAGGTAGATGTGATCCTTGGACCGACGACTCCTACTCCACCGTTTGGGATAGGGGAAAAGCTCAATGATCCCATTTCGATGTATCTTTCGGATATTTATACGATTTCAGCGAATCTGGCAGGCATTCCTGCAATTTCGTTACCTTCTGGATGGACAAAGACAGGATTGCCGCTTGGTATTCAGTTGATGGGTGACGCACTCAATGATGGAAAACTTCTCGATGTGGCGTATGGAGTAGAGCAAAAGTTAAAGGTGTAA
- a CDS encoding indolepyruvate ferredoxin oxidoreductase subunit alpha has product MAYKIIASKCTNCGACEAACPVSAISEQGGKRVIDAGVCIDCGACASTCAFDAIEA; this is encoded by the coding sequence ATGGCATATAAGATTATCGCAAGTAAGTGTACCAACTGCGGAGCATGTGAAGCTGCCTGCCCTGTGTCTGCTATCAGTGAGCAGGGGGGAAAGCGTGTTATCGATGCGGGTGTCTGTATCGATTGTGGTGCTTGTGCTTCTACCTGTGCGTTTGATGCTATCGAGGCTTAA
- a CDS encoding CvpA family protein has protein sequence MHYYDLFIVVFLIIGFAYGFSRGFINMIFTLLAVVFGLVLGVALGKLVVGWLPQAYRQVWFWVVFVVVFTGGYFGVKRFSYWLEDVLEFFELEWLDSLLGGVVGLFQFGFLVGLIFLLVERFPFFPQDWIQKELPLGLLLAQWTQVVINVFTHL, from the coding sequence ATGCATTACTATGATCTTTTTATTGTCGTTTTTCTGATCATTGGGTTTGCTTACGGGTTTAGTAGGGGTTTTATCAATATGATATTTACCCTCCTGGCTGTGGTTTTTGGACTTGTTTTGGGAGTAGCTCTGGGAAAACTTGTAGTAGGATGGCTTCCCCAGGCATATCGGCAGGTGTGGTTCTGGGTGGTGTTTGTTGTGGTGTTTACAGGGGGATATTTTGGGGTGAAGAGGTTTTCGTACTGGCTTGAGGATGTGCTGGAGTTTTTTGAGCTGGAGTGGTTGGATTCACTTCTGGGAGGTGTGGTTGGGCTTTTTCAGTTTGGGTTTTTGGTGGGTCTTATCTTCCTTTTGGTGGAGAGGTTTCCCTTTTTTCCTCAGGATTGGATACAAAAGGAGTTACCGTTGGGGCTTCTTCTTGCTCAGTGGACGCAGGTGGTGATAAACGTTTTTACTCATCTGTAG
- a CDS encoding ABC transporter substrate-binding protein — MMKKILWTAVVCVLFLGCARPMRVMIVGDFSGVSSMLHVEGREGILWAISDLRDEKKILYEMLDIHNISDDEVKKVLQKYRPDVILGPFESTIGARLIPLANEMAIPIICPTVSTSCWTGKRDYMARVVPENLQEIRSLLCRMERDGVSRPLLLYAEANKVYATAWKEESSNFWTSKGVNVVIVPYRFEGSGWVEEVAERVVRARPDALIIVAGGEEGGLLVQRIGRQLSGVRFYLSGWTMDRYFLRWSGRYGEGAVVIHHFVMNHTNQGYQNIARRFLEQYGQMPSFGFVYGYEAMKLAAELYDDAKGQLAKRWFSLFPRTFEGLQSAVYLDQYGDATRKMFIIKVVSNEWQVANE; from the coding sequence ATGATGAAGAAAATCCTTTGGACCGCCGTGGTTTGTGTTTTGTTTTTGGGTTGTGCTCGTCCTATGCGTGTGATGATTGTGGGGGATTTTTCTGGTGTGAGTTCAATGCTCCATGTTGAGGGAAGAGAGGGGATTCTCTGGGCTATCTCTGACCTTCGTGACGAGAAAAAAATTCTCTATGAGATGCTGGACATTCATAATATCTCTGATGACGAAGTGAAAAAAGTTCTCCAGAAATACCGTCCTGATGTCATTCTCGGGCCATTTGAGTCTACGATCGGAGCAAGACTTATTCCTTTAGCTAATGAAATGGCCATACCCATCATATGTCCGACGGTGAGTACCTCATGCTGGACCGGCAAAAGGGATTACATGGCGAGGGTTGTACCGGAAAATCTCCAGGAAATACGAAGTCTTTTGTGCCGGATGGAAAGAGATGGTGTTAGCCGACCCCTTCTTCTCTATGCTGAAGCCAATAAGGTCTACGCAACAGCATGGAAAGAAGAGAGTTCAAATTTTTGGACATCGAAGGGGGTAAACGTGGTTATAGTACCCTATCGGTTCGAAGGTTCTGGTTGGGTTGAGGAGGTGGCTGAGAGGGTAGTGCGAGCAAGACCGGATGCCCTTATAATTGTGGCTGGCGGAGAAGAGGGTGGACTTCTTGTCCAGAGGATAGGACGCCAGCTTTCCGGGGTGCGTTTTTATCTTTCTGGTTGGACGATGGACAGGTATTTTCTTCGATGGAGTGGAAGATATGGCGAGGGGGCGGTGGTTATTCATCACTTTGTTATGAATCATACCAATCAGGGGTATCAAAATATCGCCAGGAGATTTTTAGAGCAGTATGGGCAGATGCCATCGTTTGGGTTTGTGTATGGTTATGAGGCAATGAAACTGGCTGCAGAGCTTTACGACGATGCCAAAGGACAACTGGCTAAACGGTGGTTTTCTCTTTTTCCACGGACATTTGAGGGGTTACAATCCGCAGTGTATCTTGATCAGTATGGAGATGCCACGAGGAAGATGTTTATTATAAAGGTAGTGAGTAATGAGTGGCAGGTGGCAAATGAGTAA
- a CDS encoding histidine kinase dimerization/phosphoacceptor domain -containing protein, with the protein MSGRWQMSKKRFSLRGLSLGLQVRVVIIFLLVMTTLVTGFWVGGIFYQWWNKEYYHQVTVSTFLASDLVSSDIEMFRRVGETVFEILSDTMKGDSFDKRQTLDVLKKEFAQMEAFALFDREGKRRFFIGDSRWDSLDLLGFFSGKAFRFSNVMYEVVNYPGEKVSYLLLFYEDGERKGVGVFSLQSVLAHFRIQLQVYRVGIGIVDQYGSFVIHTDISRVAASEGLGHLGDFRDLVRSAAERQDVSGTVEDQEYMYIIKAVSGLPWFVVIEVSKKRWMWFFSEYLWAVFVILGTSFVVSLVIAVQFSRFLERVFRAFVEYTKAMLLGRSGERAERGGFAELEFFISTVEQLVTSLRQEEEQLRYSRQMLQEILNTLSEGILLVRPDGTAVYINQEASKMLGISPRVEMDVLIQGKSSSGGVGLPLPLLMAVKPYERRYEVKEEVMIYGGDGQKIWLYVQSKDWCNPDGNFLGKIVTLMDITSRKVFEQQLQTSEKRLSTALETANAMFWEWFVPSDSLILSKEWEEKTRKPLPSFFKNWLMQLDEEEATTFREKLLDYCYGREREFVFEHRLPALDREIWVLNKAHVVERDLFHQPLRVIGVMVDITTLKEQQKLIEASLAEKEMLLREIHHRVKNNLQIISSLLSLQMDQTEDDGMKKVLLDSQVRVRSMALVHEKLYQTKFFAQIPVKEYLEDLVEAIRGIYDITVPVELEIKTEDLVLPLETCIPVGLWLSEVVTNAFKYAFRDHPDPKLRIEFLSVGNQLRLEVADNGPGLDTQRLEKPSSLGMKLIHILGDQLGGLSNKLKCHLFIEIEMSLFYAETLRP; encoded by the coding sequence ATGAGTGGCAGGTGGCAAATGAGTAAAAAAAGATTTTCTCTGAGGGGATTGTCGCTGGGTTTACAGGTACGTGTGGTTATTATTTTTCTTTTGGTGATGACTACCCTGGTGACGGGTTTCTGGGTGGGGGGGATCTTTTACCAGTGGTGGAATAAAGAGTATTATCACCAGGTGACGGTGAGTACTTTTTTGGCAAGTGATCTGGTGTCTTCGGACATAGAAATGTTTCGCCGGGTGGGAGAGACGGTATTTGAGATTTTGTCGGATACCATGAAGGGGGATAGCTTTGACAAGCGGCAAACTCTTGATGTGTTAAAAAAAGAGTTTGCTCAGATGGAGGCATTTGCACTTTTTGATCGAGAGGGGAAAAGGCGTTTTTTTATCGGTGATTCCCGGTGGGATTCTCTTGATCTTTTAGGATTTTTTTCAGGGAAAGCGTTTCGTTTTTCGAATGTGATGTATGAGGTGGTGAATTATCCAGGAGAGAAGGTTTCCTATCTTCTGTTGTTTTATGAGGATGGCGAAAGAAAAGGTGTGGGGGTTTTTTCTTTACAATCAGTGCTTGCTCATTTTCGCATTCAGCTTCAGGTTTATCGGGTAGGAATCGGCATTGTGGACCAATACGGCAGTTTTGTAATTCATACTGATATATCGAGAGTAGCTGCTTCTGAGGGATTGGGCCATCTGGGGGATTTTCGAGATCTTGTTCGTTCTGCTGCAGAGAGACAGGATGTTTCAGGTACTGTAGAAGATCAGGAATATATGTATATTATCAAAGCTGTGAGTGGGCTTCCCTGGTTTGTGGTAATTGAGGTTTCCAAAAAACGCTGGATGTGGTTTTTTTCTGAGTATCTATGGGCGGTTTTTGTCATTCTTGGAACATCGTTTGTTGTGTCTCTTGTGATAGCGGTGCAATTTTCTCGATTTCTTGAGAGAGTGTTTCGTGCCTTTGTGGAATACACGAAGGCGATGCTTCTTGGACGTTCAGGAGAAAGAGCAGAGAGAGGAGGTTTTGCGGAGCTTGAGTTTTTTATTTCGACGGTAGAGCAACTCGTCACTTCTCTTCGGCAGGAAGAGGAGCAACTCCGTTATTCCCGGCAGATGCTTCAGGAGATCCTCAATACCTTGAGTGAGGGAATTTTGCTCGTACGGCCTGATGGAACAGCAGTGTATATTAATCAGGAGGCCTCGAAGATGCTGGGGATTTCTCCCCGGGTGGAAATGGATGTTTTGATACAGGGCAAAAGTAGTAGCGGTGGAGTGGGGCTTCCTCTTCCACTTTTGATGGCGGTTAAGCCGTATGAGCGAAGGTATGAGGTAAAGGAAGAAGTGATGATCTATGGGGGTGACGGGCAGAAGATCTGGCTTTACGTGCAGAGTAAGGATTGGTGTAATCCAGATGGAAATTTTCTGGGCAAGATTGTGACACTCATGGATATTACCAGCAGGAAAGTATTTGAACAGCAGCTTCAAACCTCGGAGAAAAGACTGTCAACGGCTCTGGAAACAGCAAATGCGATGTTCTGGGAATGGTTTGTTCCATCGGATAGTTTGATACTCTCAAAAGAATGGGAAGAAAAAACGAGGAAACCTTTGCCGTCATTTTTTAAAAATTGGCTTATGCAATTGGATGAAGAGGAGGCAACAACGTTTCGGGAGAAACTTCTAGACTACTGCTATGGACGGGAGCGGGAGTTTGTTTTCGAGCATCGTTTGCCGGCTCTAGATCGGGAAATCTGGGTGCTTAACAAAGCGCATGTAGTGGAAAGGGATCTTTTTCATCAACCGTTACGTGTCATAGGAGTGATGGTGGATATTACTACCTTGAAAGAGCAACAGAAGCTTATAGAGGCTTCTCTTGCTGAGAAAGAGATGCTTTTGCGAGAGATTCATCATCGGGTAAAGAATAATCTTCAGATTATCTCGAGTCTACTCTCTCTTCAGATGGATCAGACAGAGGATGATGGAATGAAAAAGGTGCTTTTAGACAGTCAGGTGAGGGTACGTTCGATGGCTCTCGTGCATGAGAAGCTTTATCAAACCAAATTCTTTGCCCAGATACCGGTAAAGGAGTATCTAGAGGATCTTGTGGAGGCTATCAGGGGTATCTATGATATCACGGTACCGGTAGAGTTGGAGATCAAAACAGAGGATTTGGTTTTACCGTTAGAGACTTGTATACCGGTAGGATTGTGGCTTTCGGAGGTGGTGACGAATGCTTTTAAGTATGCTTTTCGGGATCACCCGGATCCGAAGTTGAGGATAGAGTTTCTTTCTGTTGGGAATCAATTGCGACTTGAGGTTGCCGATAATGGTCCAGGACTTGATACGCAGCGACTGGAAAAACCCTCTTCTCTCGGGATGAAGCTTATCCATATTCTTGGGGATCAGCTTGGTGGTCTGTCAAATAAATTAAAATGTCACCTTTTTATTGAAATAGAAATGTCACTTTTTTATGCCGAAACTCTACGACCATAA